A region from the Gossypium hirsutum isolate 1008001.06 chromosome A08, Gossypium_hirsutum_v2.1, whole genome shotgun sequence genome encodes:
- the LOC107950208 gene encoding 1-aminocyclopropane-1-carboxylate oxidase 3, translating to MATFPVINLEKLNGDERSRIMEQIKDACENWGFFEVMNHGIPHDFMDTVERLTKEHYKKCMEQRFKELVASKALEGLEAEVTDMDWESTFYLRHLPESNMAEIPDLSDEYRKVMKEFAVKLEKLAEELLDLFCENIGLEKGYLKKAFYGAKGPTFGTKVSNYPPCPTPDKIKGLRAHTDAGGIILLFQDPVVGGLQLLKDGEWVDVPPLRHSIVINLGDQLEVITNGKYKSVEHRVIAQTDGTRMSLASFYNPGSDAVIYPAPALVEKEAEEKNKQVYPKFVFEEYMKLYAGLKFQAKEPRFEAMKAMEATAPIATA from the exons ATGGCTACTTTCCCAGTTATCAACTTAGAGAAGCTTAATGGTGATGAGAGATCAAGAATCATGGAGCAAATCAAGGATGCCTGTGAAAACTGGGGCTTTTTTGAG GTGATGAACCATGGGATTCCACATGATTTTATGGACACTGTTGAGAGGTTAACAAAAGAACATTACAAGAAATGTATGGAACAAAGGTTTAAAGAACTGGTAGCAAGCAAGGCTCTTGAAGGACTTGAGGCTGAAGTTACGGATATGGATTGGGAAAGTACATTTTACTTGCGCCATCTCCCTGAATCAAACATGGCTGAAATCCCAGATCTCAGTGATGAATATAg GAAAGTGATGAAGGAATTTGCAGTGAAATTGGAGAAACTAGCAGAGGAGTTGTTGGATTTGTTTTGTGAGAATATTGGATTAGAGAAGGGGTATTTGAAAAAGGCGTTTTATGGGGCAAAAGGTCCAACCTTTGGCACCAAAGTTAGCAACTATCCACCATGTCCGACCCCAGACAAAATCAAGGGGCTCAGAGCCCATACTGATGCAGGTGGCATCATCTTGCTGTTCCAAGACCCCGTCGTCGGCGGCCTTCAGCTTCTTAAAGACGGCGAGTGGGTCGATGTTCCACCGCTCCGCCACTCCATCGTCATCAACCTCGGTGATCAGCTCGAG GTGATCACCAATGGCAAGTACAAGAGTGTGGAGCACCGAGTCATAGCCCAAACCGATGGAACTCGGATGTCTTTAGCTTCATTCTACAACCCCGGCAGCGACGCTGTCATCTATCCGGCGCCGGCGTTGGTGGAGAAAGAAGCTGAGGAAAAGAACAAACAGGTTTACCCCAAATTTGTGTTTGAAGAGTACATGAAACTGTATGCAGGACTGAAATTCCAGGCCAAGGAACCAAGGTTTGAAGCCATGAAAGCGATGGAAGCTACTGCTCCCATTGCAAcagcttaa